From a region of the Leptospira kmetyi serovar Malaysia str. Bejo-Iso9 genome:
- a CDS encoding NADPH-dependent FMN reductase: MKILTISGSLRSQSTSSALIRAICKVAPSSMKFIAYEELDDLPHFSPEKDDENSPEVVLRYRAALKDADGVLICTPEYAHGMPGSLKNSLDWVVGSGEYVDKPVMALSASPSYMGGEKAHASLITTLKAMNVGIVEKASFSVAFARRKFNDREELIETETIQTFKKAFQEFAEAVEKRKSELKIQ; this comes from the coding sequence ATGAAAATTCTAACCATCTCGGGAAGTTTACGTTCCCAATCCACGAGCTCCGCACTCATCCGAGCGATTTGTAAAGTCGCTCCCTCGTCCATGAAGTTTATCGCCTACGAGGAGTTAGACGATCTGCCTCATTTTTCTCCGGAAAAGGACGATGAAAATTCTCCCGAAGTCGTTCTTCGTTACCGGGCCGCGCTGAAAGATGCGGACGGAGTTTTGATCTGCACGCCGGAATACGCGCACGGAATGCCCGGTTCTTTGAAAAATTCCTTGGACTGGGTCGTGGGTTCCGGAGAATACGTGGACAAACCCGTGATGGCGCTCAGCGCGTCTCCTTCGTATATGGGCGGCGAAAAAGCGCACGCGTCCCTCATCACAACTTTAAAAGCGATGAACGTCGGAATCGTGGAAAAGGCTTCCTTTTCCGTCGCTTTTGCGCGTAGAAAATTCAACGATCGGGAAGAATTGATCGAAACGGAAACGATTCAAACGTTTAAAAAAGCGTTTCAAGAATTCGCCGAGGCGGTCGAAAAAAGAAAGTCCGAGTTAAAGATTCAGTAA
- a CDS encoding PAS domain-containing sensor histidine kinase, translating into MIHILQTILEQAHAGYWEKNFSENTSYLSPAWKSMLGYKDEELEDSIRTWQSHIVPDDLDPIQNEFEEYLKTDLRQPYEADIRFLHKNGSIVWFKCTCKVVETAPDGKPILMLGTYFDITKSKKIESELQHTVDRLALATQTARVGIWDFDPILNRVEWDETMFDLYGVKREDFSGTVEDWEKSLHPDDLERCKLELLQGLSGEKDFDTQFRVVWKNGDVHHIKATAIVQRLASGKPFRMIGTNWDITKHKNAEIALKESYELNKVFIEKAPSAIAMFDTNMRYMAASQQWLVDYHLNETEIVGKSHYDIFPEIGDEWKQIHQECLRGKVLRKEEEEFVREDGSVQWIIWEVRPWYISQNTVGGILMYTADITALKRKEFERSRLEEILTRTNEAAQIGSWEVDLETNSRVWSKVTKEIFELTEDYQPDGNEGARFFKNEKDRKKAADIFADSVATGKSFDMEIEIVTAKGNLVWARSIGKPEFQNGKCIRVSGTFQNIQEQKQKELALQRTLDIMNDQNDRLLNFAHIVSHNLRSHAGNITMLLKILEESENETERQEVIQYITKASDSLMDTILNLNEVVSIQTNKNLQNTEIVLRDYIEKATRTIGGEIQKYQVQIKNLVSDSIKVRCNASYMESILLNFLTNAVKYRHPDRIPEITLSATYEKSRLVLSIADNGLGIDMNKNGDKLFGMYKTFHNNRDAKGIGLFITKNQVEAMGGRIEVESRINQGTTFKIILL; encoded by the coding sequence ATGATCCATATCCTTCAAACCATTCTTGAACAAGCGCACGCCGGATATTGGGAAAAAAATTTCTCCGAAAACACGAGTTACTTAAGCCCCGCTTGGAAATCCATGTTGGGTTACAAGGACGAAGAACTCGAGGATTCCATTCGAACATGGCAATCTCATATCGTTCCCGACGACTTGGATCCGATTCAAAACGAATTCGAAGAATATCTTAAGACCGATCTTCGTCAACCGTACGAAGCGGACATTCGTTTTCTGCACAAGAACGGAAGTATCGTTTGGTTTAAGTGTACCTGTAAGGTGGTCGAGACCGCGCCGGACGGAAAGCCGATTCTCATGCTCGGAACTTACTTCGACATTACAAAATCCAAAAAGATAGAATCGGAACTGCAACACACGGTCGATCGTCTCGCGCTCGCGACACAAACCGCTCGTGTTGGAATCTGGGATTTTGATCCGATCCTAAATCGGGTCGAATGGGACGAAACGATGTTCGATCTCTACGGAGTAAAACGAGAGGACTTTTCGGGCACCGTAGAAGACTGGGAAAAAAGTCTGCATCCGGACGATTTAGAAAGATGTAAATTAGAACTTTTGCAAGGACTTTCAGGCGAGAAGGATTTCGACACTCAGTTTCGAGTCGTCTGGAAGAACGGCGACGTTCATCATATAAAAGCGACCGCGATCGTTCAAAGGTTGGCTTCCGGAAAACCGTTTCGAATGATCGGAACGAATTGGGACATCACCAAACACAAAAATGCGGAGATCGCCCTCAAGGAAAGTTACGAACTCAATAAGGTCTTTATCGAAAAGGCTCCTTCCGCGATCGCGATGTTCGACACGAACATGAGATATATGGCCGCTTCGCAACAATGGCTCGTGGATTATCATCTGAACGAAACGGAAATCGTAGGCAAGTCGCACTACGATATTTTTCCGGAGATCGGCGACGAATGGAAACAGATTCATCAGGAATGTCTTCGAGGAAAGGTTTTAAGAAAGGAAGAAGAGGAGTTCGTTCGAGAAGACGGATCCGTGCAATGGATCATCTGGGAAGTAAGACCTTGGTATATTTCTCAAAACACGGTCGGCGGTATCTTGATGTACACCGCGGATATTACCGCGTTGAAACGGAAGGAGTTTGAAAGAAGTCGGCTTGAGGAAATTCTCACCCGAACCAACGAGGCCGCACAGATCGGTTCTTGGGAAGTGGACTTGGAAACGAACTCCAGAGTTTGGAGTAAGGTTACAAAGGAGATCTTTGAATTGACGGAGGATTATCAACCGGACGGAAACGAAGGCGCTCGGTTTTTTAAAAACGAAAAGGACCGGAAAAAGGCCGCGGATATTTTTGCGGATTCGGTCGCCACCGGAAAATCTTTCGATATGGAAATCGAGATCGTGACGGCAAAGGGAAACCTAGTTTGGGCCCGGTCCATCGGCAAACCGGAATTTCAAAACGGAAAATGCATCCGCGTTTCCGGCACGTTTCAAAACATACAGGAACAAAAGCAGAAAGAACTCGCTCTTCAAAGAACTCTGGACATCATGAACGATCAAAACGATCGTCTATTAAATTTCGCTCATATAGTTTCCCACAATCTCCGTTCCCACGCGGGAAACATCACGATGCTTCTGAAAATTCTGGAGGAATCCGAAAACGAAACCGAAAGACAGGAAGTCATTCAGTATATTACGAAAGCGTCGGACAGTCTGATGGACACGATTCTCAACTTAAACGAAGTGGTTTCGATTCAGACGAATAAAAATCTGCAGAACACGGAGATCGTTCTTCGGGATTATATCGAAAAGGCGACTCGGACGATCGGCGGCGAGATCCAGAAGTATCAGGTTCAAATCAAGAATCTGGTTTCGGATTCGATCAAGGTGCGTTGCAACGCCTCCTATATGGAAAGTATTCTTCTGAATTTTCTCACCAACGCGGTCAAATACAGACATCCGGATCGGATTCCGGAGATTACCCTCAGCGCGACTTACGAAAAAAGCCGTTTGGTTCTGAGCATCGCCGATAACGGACTCGGGATCGACATGAATAAAAACGGAGATAAACTTTTCGGAATGTATAAGACCTTTCATAATAACCGGGACGCGAAGGGAATCGGTTTGTTCATCACGAAAAACCAAGTGGAAGCAATGGGAGGAAGAATCGAGGTCGAAAGCCGTATCAATCAAGGGACAACGTTCAAAATCATTCTTCTCTGA
- a CDS encoding family 2A encapsulin nanocompartment shell protein produces MADTTVQHSLGDNAARKLANTTKTAPQYGAITPRWLVRLLDWKPLESGTLRVNRVKDNTSVEVLCGQKDEQPLPETFVNYEEQPREYTLSAISTVLDVHTRVSDLFSTPHDQIKEQLRLTIESVKERQENELINNDDYGLLKHAPKSQRISTRKGPPTPDDLDELITKVWKEPSFFLAHPLAIAAFGRECTRRGVPPATVSLFGAQFLTWRGLPIVPCDKLLVDGESKPKTNGGKTNILLLRVGEKKQGIIGLFQPGLPGEQTPGLSVRFMGINRSAIGSYLISLYCSAAILTDDAIGVLENVDVGNYHEYK; encoded by the coding sequence ATGGCTGATACCACCGTACAACATTCCCTCGGCGATAACGCCGCACGCAAATTAGCGAACACTACCAAAACTGCGCCTCAGTACGGAGCCATAACGCCTCGTTGGCTCGTTCGTTTATTGGATTGGAAACCATTGGAATCGGGAACTCTCAGAGTCAACCGAGTGAAGGACAATACTTCCGTCGAAGTTCTCTGCGGACAAAAAGACGAACAACCTTTGCCGGAAACTTTCGTAAACTACGAAGAACAACCCAGAGAATATACGCTCAGCGCAATCTCAACCGTTCTGGACGTTCATACGAGAGTGTCCGATCTATTCAGCACACCACACGATCAGATCAAGGAACAACTTCGCTTAACAATCGAAAGCGTAAAGGAACGTCAAGAGAACGAACTGATCAACAACGACGACTACGGACTTTTGAAACATGCTCCCAAGTCCCAAAGAATCTCCACACGCAAGGGCCCGCCCACTCCGGACGATTTGGACGAACTCATCACAAAGGTTTGGAAAGAACCTTCGTTCTTCCTCGCACATCCGCTCGCGATCGCGGCCTTCGGTAGAGAATGTACTCGCAGAGGAGTTCCACCCGCTACCGTTTCTCTTTTCGGAGCTCAGTTTCTGACTTGGAGAGGATTGCCGATCGTTCCTTGCGACAAACTGCTCGTAGACGGAGAAAGCAAACCGAAAACGAACGGCGGTAAGACGAACATTCTTCTTTTGAGAGTGGGCGAAAAAAAACAAGGAATCATCGGTCTCTTTCAACCCGGACTTCCGGGAGAACAAACTCCGGGACTATCGGTTCGTTTTATGGGAATCAATCGTTCCGCAATCGGATCTTATCTGATTTCCTTATACTGTTCAGCCGCGATTCTTACGGACGACGCGATCGGCGTTCTGGAGAACGTGGACGTAGGCAACTATCATGAGTACAAGTGA
- a CDS encoding family 2A encapsulin nanocompartment cargo protein cysteine desulfurase — protein sequence MSTSDPLSWVPKDFSSSGQKEMQGFIDPSVIASMAGELYGSLPKGGSVEELILSDSSITESKSLVQKTAPVKSGSILENSYGLDLSESELSRIPDGILSGSNLPSFPGGLTSKNVGIGAQPFSTSFSFLEDIRSFVPNVPGSQSIESFGFSPSLIPKVNLSSGGLDIASLKKDFPILKEKINGRELVWLDNAATTQKPQSVIDRISSFYEHENSNIHRGAHTLAARATDAYEDAREKTARFLNAPSSNEIVFVRGATEAINLVAQTWGKQNIGKNDEIIISWLEHHANIVPWQMLCSEKGARLKVIPVDETGQIILAEYERLLSPRTKLVSITQVSNALGTVTPLVPVIEQAHKFGAKVLVDGAQAVSHMPIDVQALDCDFYVFSGHKVFAPTGIGVLFGKSEVLETIPPWQGGGNMIEDVTFEKTVYQPAPFRFEAGTGNIADAVGLGAAIDYLDQIGMKNVADYEHSLLEYGTEQLQRIPGLRLIGTSKDKAGVLSFVLEGFKTEDVGRFLNQEGIAVRSGHHCAQPILRRFGLESTVRPSLALYNTCDDIDALVSALFDLRGGRTSGPL from the coding sequence ATGAGTACAAGTGATCCTCTTTCCTGGGTTCCGAAAGATTTTTCCTCTTCCGGACAAAAAGAAATGCAGGGTTTTATCGATCCGAGCGTGATCGCAAGTATGGCGGGAGAACTTTACGGTTCTCTCCCGAAAGGCGGAAGCGTGGAAGAATTGATTCTTTCCGATTCTTCCATTACGGAATCGAAGTCCTTGGTGCAAAAGACGGCTCCGGTAAAGTCCGGTTCTATATTAGAGAATTCTTATGGTTTGGATTTAAGCGAATCCGAACTCAGCAGAATTCCGGACGGAATCTTATCCGGATCGAACCTTCCCTCTTTTCCCGGAGGACTTACTTCTAAAAACGTCGGCATCGGCGCGCAACCGTTCTCCACTTCGTTTTCTTTTTTGGAGGACATACGTTCTTTCGTTCCGAACGTTCCCGGAAGTCAATCGATCGAATCGTTCGGATTCAGTCCGAGTCTGATCCCGAAGGTGAATTTATCCTCGGGCGGTTTGGATATCGCTTCCTTAAAAAAGGATTTTCCGATTCTCAAAGAAAAGATCAACGGAAGAGAATTGGTTTGGCTGGACAACGCGGCCACGACTCAAAAACCGCAGAGCGTAATCGATCGAATCTCCTCCTTTTACGAACACGAGAATTCGAACATCCACAGAGGCGCGCACACGTTAGCCGCTAGAGCGACCGACGCCTACGAGGACGCGCGGGAAAAAACGGCCCGCTTTTTAAACGCGCCCTCTTCGAACGAAATCGTATTCGTACGAGGCGCGACGGAAGCGATCAACCTTGTCGCACAGACTTGGGGAAAACAAAACATAGGCAAGAACGACGAGATCATCATCAGCTGGCTCGAACACCACGCGAATATCGTTCCTTGGCAGATGTTGTGTTCCGAAAAAGGCGCTAGGTTAAAGGTCATTCCGGTGGACGAGACCGGTCAGATCATCTTAGCCGAATACGAAAGACTTCTCAGTCCGAGAACGAAACTCGTTTCCATCACACAAGTTTCAAACGCGTTAGGCACCGTTACTCCGCTCGTACCAGTCATCGAACAAGCTCATAAGTTCGGAGCGAAGGTTCTCGTGGACGGAGCGCAAGCGGTTTCTCATATGCCGATCGACGTACAGGCGTTAGACTGTGATTTTTACGTTTTTTCGGGTCACAAGGTTTTTGCGCCCACAGGCATCGGAGTTCTATTCGGTAAATCGGAAGTTCTCGAAACGATTCCTCCTTGGCAAGGCGGAGGAAACATGATCGAAGACGTGACGTTCGAAAAGACGGTCTATCAACCGGCGCCTTTTCGTTTTGAAGCGGGAACCGGAAACATCGCGGACGCGGTGGGGCTCGGCGCCGCCATCGACTACCTCGATCAGATCGGAATGAAGAACGTAGCCGACTACGAACATTCTCTTTTGGAGTATGGAACGGAACAGTTGCAAAGAATTCCGGGCTTACGTCTGATCGGAACGTCGAAGGACAAGGCGGGAGTTTTATCGTTCGTGCTCGAAGGTTTTAAAACCGAGGACGTGGGAAGATTCTTAAACCAGGAAGGAATCGCGGTTCGTTCGGGACATCACTGCGCCCAACCGATTCTCCGTCGTTTCGGATTGGAAAGTACGGTCAGACCTTCATTAGCGCTTTATAATACTTGCGACGATATCGACGCTTTGGTCTCCGCTCTTTTCGATTTGAGAGGGGGAAGAACCTCCGGTCCTCTTTAA
- the epsC gene encoding serine O-acetyltransferase EpsC — protein sequence MSPEEGRYKKFVESIYQKQNEDPHRYGGRKVAGNFISELFNIIFAGYFSDVTFRDLAHVEDSLSEFFLHTKDKLYPYLSSQENSFSEHITIDGVLDRFKDELPSLYDLIWHDAIAAFEGDPAAESVKEVILAYSGFYAIAVHRVANALHKMSIPIFPRMLSEYAHEKTGIDIHPGASIGRSFFMDHGTGIVIGGTSVIADNVKIYQGVTLGALSVSKDMAMLKRHPTIEENVIIYAGATILGGETVIGRNSIIGGNAWITQSIAPYSIVHQRSEVRVRTSKELDDVIDFTI from the coding sequence ATTTCTCCCGAAGAGGGAAGATACAAAAAATTCGTAGAATCCATCTATCAAAAACAAAACGAGGATCCTCATCGTTACGGCGGTCGAAAGGTGGCCGGAAACTTCATCAGCGAATTGTTCAACATCATCTTTGCCGGATATTTTTCGGACGTTACGTTCCGCGATCTCGCTCACGTCGAAGACAGTCTTTCCGAATTTTTTCTTCACACAAAGGATAAACTTTATCCTTATCTTTCCAGTCAGGAGAATTCTTTTTCGGAACACATCACGATCGACGGAGTTCTGGACCGATTTAAGGACGAACTTCCTTCTTTATACGATCTGATCTGGCACGACGCGATCGCCGCGTTTGAAGGAGATCCCGCGGCGGAAAGCGTTAAGGAAGTGATCCTCGCGTATTCGGGTTTTTACGCGATCGCGGTTCATAGAGTCGCGAACGCGCTTCATAAGATGTCCATTCCCATTTTCCCGAGAATGTTAAGCGAATACGCCCATGAAAAAACGGGAATCGACATTCATCCCGGAGCGTCCATAGGAAGATCCTTTTTTATGGATCACGGAACCGGGATCGTAATCGGAGGAACTTCCGTAATCGCGGATAACGTAAAAATCTATCAAGGAGTCACGTTAGGCGCTTTGTCAGTGAGCAAGGATATGGCCATGTTAAAGCGACATCCCACGATCGAAGAAAACGTAATCATTTACGCGGGCGCGACCATTCTCGGAGGAGAAACGGTAATCGGTCGAAACAGCATCATCGGCGGGAACGCGTGGATTACGCAGAGCATCGCGCCTTATTCCATCGTTCATCAAAGAAGCGAGGTCCGGGTTCGGACCTCTAAGGAACTGGACGACGTGATCGACTTTACGATCTGA
- a CDS encoding winged helix-turn-helix transcriptional regulator yields the protein MKRKNLEAEDCPIARSLSAIGEWWSLLILRDAFLGKRRFGEFEKSLGLAKNILSSRLHKLVSDGVLEIVPASDGSAYLEYALTDKGRDLFPILVSLRQWGEKYLFDKESVNQVLVDEKNGKPIQKIEIKSKDGRVLTSKDVRLLFLDSKPSSKKQDKTKPKKKQK from the coding sequence GTGAAACGAAAAAATCTTGAAGCCGAAGATTGTCCGATCGCAAGATCCCTTTCCGCAATCGGAGAATGGTGGTCTCTGCTCATATTGAGGGACGCATTCTTAGGCAAACGAAGATTCGGCGAATTCGAAAAAAGTCTCGGACTTGCAAAGAATATTCTCAGTTCCAGACTTCATAAGTTGGTCTCGGACGGAGTTTTAGAAATCGTTCCCGCTTCGGACGGAAGCGCTTATCTGGAATATGCTCTCACGGATAAGGGAAGGGATTTGTTTCCGATTCTCGTATCTCTCAGACAATGGGGCGAGAAATATCTTTTTGACAAAGAATCCGTCAACCAGGTTCTTGTGGACGAAAAGAACGGGAAGCCGATTCAAAAGATCGAAATCAAATCCAAGGACGGTCGCGTATTAACTTCGAAGGACGTTCGACTTTTGTTTCTGGATTCCAAACCTTCCTCCAAAAAACAAGATAAGACAAAACCGAAGAAAAAACAAAAGTAG
- a CDS encoding SDR family NAD(P)-dependent oxidoreductase codes for MRFKDKKVLITGGNSGIGFAAAKLFAEEGAYVIITGRDQDKLDSSQKELGPKARAYRADVLDAKERENLFRSIREEFGQLDIVFANAGIMKPTPAGQTTEETFDEVLRVNLTGVFLTIQSALPLMQKGGSIVLNGSIISTIGLAGTSAYAASKAGVRAMARSLAAELSPRGIRINTVVPGAARTPIWGPAEAANVRFDAIANSIPLKRVGEAEEIAKAVLFFASDDSSYVQGAEIIVDGGASSLPAGAPIYLAK; via the coding sequence ATGAGATTTAAGGATAAGAAGGTTTTAATCACGGGGGGAAACAGCGGAATCGGTTTTGCCGCCGCCAAATTGTTCGCGGAAGAAGGGGCTTACGTGATCATTACGGGAAGGGATCAGGACAAACTCGATTCTTCCCAAAAGGAATTGGGTCCCAAGGCAAGGGCGTATCGAGCCGACGTGTTGGACGCAAAGGAAAGGGAGAATTTATTTCGTTCCATTCGGGAAGAATTCGGTCAACTGGATATCGTGTTTGCAAACGCAGGAATTATGAAACCGACTCCCGCGGGACAAACCACCGAAGAGACCTTTGACGAGGTTCTTCGCGTGAATCTCACCGGAGTTTTTCTCACGATTCAATCCGCTCTTCCTTTGATGCAAAAGGGAGGTTCGATCGTGCTCAACGGATCGATCATCAGCACGATCGGTCTTGCGGGAACTTCGGCGTATGCGGCGAGTAAGGCGGGCGTTCGTGCGATGGCTCGTTCTTTGGCGGCCGAATTGAGTCCGAGAGGAATTCGCATTAATACGGTCGTTCCCGGAGCCGCGAGAACTCCGATCTGGGGTCCTGCGGAAGCGGCTAACGTTCGATTCGATGCGATCGCAAATTCGATTCCTTTAAAACGCGTGGGCGAAGCGGAAGAAATCGCAAAGGCGGTTTTATTTTTCGCTTCGGATGATTCTTCCTATGTGCAAGGCGCGGAGATCATCGTGGACGGAGGCGCTAGCAGTTTACCGGCGGGCGCTCCGATTTATCTTGCCAAGTAG
- a CDS encoding catalase: protein MSKKTLTTAGGHPVPQNQHSVTVGARGPILIQDTHLIEKLAHFNRERIPERVVHAKGAGAYGTLTITKDLSKYSRASVFSKAGKQTPLFLRFSTVAGEKGSADTERDPRGFAIKFYTEEGNWDLVGNNTPVFFERDPLKFPDFIHSQKRDPVTGYKNPFRMWDYWAKAPEALHQMTILFGDRGIPDGYRFMNGYGSHTFGLWNAKGERFWVKFHFKSMQGIKNLSAEKASALAGTDPDYATRDLFEAIERKEFPKWKFCVQIMPEKEAETYKFNPFDLTKVWSHKDYPLIEVGVMELNANPKNYFEEVEQAAFSPSNMPPGIGASPDKMLQGRLFAYPDAQRYRLGVQYQQLPVNKARNSVNVYHRDGSVKFQYDGNYDNYEPNGFDGPAQDSSYSEPPLRISGDADRYDSHQGNDDYSQAGDLYRMMSAEERERLTSTIASTMRGLPKGLIVANLKHFYKCDPEYGTKLAEKTGVNVADLKKD from the coding sequence ATGAGTAAGAAAACCCTTACCACGGCCGGAGGTCATCCGGTTCCACAAAATCAACATTCGGTTACGGTGGGAGCGAGAGGTCCGATTCTCATTCAAGACACTCATCTGATCGAAAAGCTCGCGCATTTCAATCGGGAAAGAATTCCGGAAAGAGTGGTTCACGCAAAAGGCGCGGGCGCGTACGGAACTTTGACGATCACAAAGGATCTTTCGAAATATTCAAGAGCTTCCGTTTTTTCAAAGGCGGGAAAACAAACTCCGTTGTTTCTTCGATTCTCCACCGTTGCGGGTGAAAAAGGTTCGGCGGATACGGAAAGAGATCCGAGAGGATTTGCGATCAAGTTTTATACGGAAGAAGGGAATTGGGATCTTGTAGGAAACAACACTCCCGTTTTTTTTGAAAGAGATCCTTTGAAGTTTCCCGATTTCATCCATTCTCAAAAAAGAGATCCGGTCACGGGTTATAAGAATCCGTTTCGTATGTGGGATTATTGGGCAAAGGCTCCGGAAGCCTTACATCAGATGACGATCCTTTTCGGCGATCGAGGAATTCCGGACGGTTATCGTTTTATGAACGGTTACGGAAGTCATACCTTCGGTCTTTGGAACGCAAAGGGAGAACGTTTTTGGGTGAAGTTTCATTTCAAGTCCATGCAAGGAATCAAAAATCTGAGCGCGGAGAAAGCGTCCGCCTTAGCCGGAACCGATCCGGATTACGCGACCCGGGATTTGTTCGAAGCGATCGAAAGAAAAGAATTTCCGAAATGGAAGTTCTGCGTTCAGATTATGCCCGAAAAGGAAGCGGAAACGTATAAGTTCAATCCTTTCGATCTGACCAAGGTCTGGTCTCATAAGGATTATCCTTTGATCGAAGTCGGTGTGATGGAACTGAATGCGAATCCGAAAAATTATTTCGAAGAGGTGGAACAGGCCGCTTTCTCCCCGTCGAATATGCCGCCGGGTATCGGAGCTTCTCCCGATAAAATGTTGCAAGGAAGATTGTTCGCGTATCCGGACGCGCAAAGATATCGTTTGGGAGTTCAGTATCAACAACTTCCGGTCAACAAAGCGAGAAACTCGGTGAACGTCTATCACAGAGACGGAAGCGTTAAGTTTCAGTACGACGGAAACTATGATAACTACGAACCGAACGGTTTCGACGGACCCGCTCAGGATTCTTCTTACTCGGAACCTCCGTTGAGGATTTCGGGGGACGCTGATCGTTACGATTCTCACCAGGGGAACGACGATTATTCGCAAGCGGGAGATTTGTATCGAATGATGAGCGCGGAAGAGAGAGAAAGACTGACTTCCACGATCGCTTCCACGATGCGCGGTCTTCCGAAAGGTTTGATCGTCGCCAATCTCAAACATTTTTACAAATGCGATCCGGAATACGGAACAAAGCTGGCGGAAAAAACCGGAGTCAACGTCGCGGATTTGAAAAAAGACTAA
- a CDS encoding ankyrin repeat domain-containing protein, which yields MNSQSQTGFADLGQGRISRQALSDFSDAWTQYRKSMRAENPVFDSARNGDVDSLRIQIPSLSDLEEKNAKGYTLLMLAAYNGREEAVRFLISIGADVNSTDLGGNSILMGAAFKGHAKIVELLLQAGADKNYKNSKGQDAFQFSNLFGRTEVSALLEDSSSNQNRTRTRVRFDRFLSFLKSWILFLSQLTKGEKQ from the coding sequence ATGAATTCTCAATCTCAAACCGGATTTGCGGACTTAGGTCAGGGAAGAATTTCCAGGCAAGCCCTTTCGGATTTTTCAGACGCTTGGACCCAATATCGGAAAAGTATGAGAGCGGAAAACCCGGTCTTTGACTCGGCGAGAAACGGAGACGTGGACTCGTTGCGGATACAAATTCCTTCCTTGAGCGATCTTGAAGAGAAGAACGCGAAAGGTTACACCTTACTCATGTTAGCCGCTTACAACGGAAGGGAAGAAGCCGTTCGTTTTTTAATCTCGATCGGCGCGGATGTGAATTCGACGGATCTCGGCGGAAACTCGATCCTAATGGGCGCGGCGTTCAAGGGCCACGCGAAAATCGTGGAACTTCTTCTTCAAGCGGGAGCGGATAAGAATTATAAAAATTCGAAGGGGCAAGACGCATTCCAATTTTCGAATCTATTCGGAAGAACGGAAGTCAGTGCGCTTTTGGAAGATTCTTCCTCGAATCAAAATCGAACGCGAACCCGAGTTCGTTTCGATCGATTCTTATCCTTTCTCAAATCTTGGATTTTATTTCTTTCACAACTTACAAAAGGAGAAAAACAATGA
- the perRA gene encoding peroxide-responsive transcriptional repressor PerRA yields the protein MKDSYERSKKILEDAGINVTVQRLQMANLLLSEPQHLTADQVFQLVNEHMPNASRATIFNNLKLFAEKGIVNLLELKSGITLYDSNVENHHHAIDEETGEIYDIDLDSKLQERILSELKRDFELKTGASLEDCNLLITLKGKKK from the coding sequence ATGAAGGATTCTTACGAAAGAAGCAAGAAGATTCTGGAAGACGCCGGGATCAACGTGACGGTTCAAAGATTGCAAATGGCCAACTTATTGCTTTCCGAACCGCAACATCTTACGGCGGATCAGGTGTTTCAATTGGTAAATGAACACATGCCGAACGCTTCTCGCGCGACTATATTCAATAATTTGAAACTGTTTGCGGAAAAAGGAATCGTAAACCTTCTCGAACTCAAATCCGGAATCACCTTATACGATTCCAACGTGGAAAATCATCACCACGCGATCGACGAGGAAACCGGTGAAATCTACGATATCGATCTCGATTCTAAACTTCAGGAAAGAATTCTTTCGGAACTGAAACGCGACTTCGAATTAAAAACCGGCGCTTCTCTCGAAGATTGCAATCTGTTGATCACCTTGAAGGGCAAAAAGAAATAA